A stretch of candidate division KSB1 bacterium DNA encodes these proteins:
- a CDS encoding V-type proton ATPase subunit G — MTKHSSVKAFLALTVLLLPVAVPAQSTMLGGRGLLRVQSAEALIPGQMNMTLHGLSFVEARGNASVMVKDFTINSSLTFALSETFELTAGMALYQDDGQQLTPMPGDTRLGLKVVPFRWSSFRLGFYPMVVLPTAEYHNVPFEPYSSGKTAVALLGVATWDLRRSFPLTPLKAHFNLGYIDHDLNDRFFTARVDQVLLGVGIKIPVRSSYLFTEYTGELFLNNTSVRWYHNSQRLTQGIRFLAPFGLLADLAVDVSLARRPEVTDEFHKRYADWKVVLGVSRRLTVFRTLDKKAREARLRQLEAQREAERLRQRREQAARELENMKKELEKPEKPR, encoded by the coding sequence GTGACAAAGCACTCCTCTGTCAAGGCATTTCTGGCGCTCACCGTGCTTTTGCTGCCCGTGGCGGTCCCAGCGCAATCTACGATGTTGGGAGGCAGAGGCTTGTTGCGCGTGCAGTCGGCCGAGGCCTTGATTCCTGGGCAAATGAATATGACCCTCCACGGCCTGAGTTTCGTGGAGGCCCGGGGCAATGCCTCGGTGATGGTCAAAGACTTTACCATCAATAGCAGCCTGACGTTCGCCCTCTCGGAGACATTTGAGTTGACCGCCGGTATGGCTTTGTACCAGGACGACGGTCAGCAGCTCACGCCGATGCCCGGAGACACGCGGCTTGGCCTGAAAGTGGTGCCGTTCAGATGGAGCAGCTTCCGCCTCGGCTTTTATCCGATGGTGGTATTGCCCACGGCAGAGTACCACAACGTGCCGTTCGAGCCGTACTCTTCTGGAAAGACCGCTGTGGCGCTGCTCGGCGTGGCCACGTGGGATCTGAGGCGCTCCTTTCCGCTGACCCCGCTCAAGGCGCATTTCAACTTGGGGTATATCGACCACGACCTCAACGATCGGTTCTTTACCGCGCGCGTCGATCAGGTCTTGCTTGGTGTAGGGATCAAAATCCCTGTGCGCTCTTCCTACCTCTTCACCGAGTACACAGGCGAGCTGTTCTTGAACAACACCTCAGTGCGCTGGTATCATAATTCGCAGAGACTGACGCAGGGCATACGCTTCCTTGCGCCCTTTGGACTGCTGGCCGACCTGGCGGTGGACGTGAGTCTGGCGCGCAGGCCGGAGGTGACCGACGAGTTTCACAAGCGATATGCCGACTGGAAGGTTGTTCTCGGCGTGTCGCGGCGGCTTACGGTGTTCAGGACGCTGGACAAGAAGGCGCGCGAGGCAAGGCTCAGGCAATTGGAAGCCCAGCGGGAGGCCGAACGCCTCCGGCAACGCCGGGAGCAAGCCGCCCGCGAGCTGGAGAACATGAAGAAGGAACTGGAAAAGCCGGAGAAGCCAAGGTAG
- a CDS encoding tetratricopeptide repeat protein codes for MSSGWRYIALAACVWLACCVSAYPQAVGRAADRDLERVADRLLSEAKSYIKSGSYWQAARDLALLLDYYPEFKRTDEVLLLLGGCLYEMELYNAASSTYTYLVKNHFGSPLLAKGLLGLQKTRYKQGRYQESLNLYEALLQAPRPVDVDDEARYYAGQSYYNIKDYPSALEALLNLDPRSDYYGYGLYTVGLSLLKMKRVTKSVAVFRKLVSLPIISEERRAVVDEGRLTLGYLYYELGYFKEARGYFADVSAEHRRYPEALLGCGWASVKMADYAGAVAPLMTLVSRFPQDPKSEEALFLLGRCYVQLGVYDDAVKVYDKLIELFPEEDNLSAMVQQLSRLLSAQEQEIERLREDLLLLEANLLDALQVGGQSRVPAHLKEEKARLDETRRALLENIVQEQQRFLEMHSTISALRENLNLKLERKTWRAYAEYGKSRALFLRGTGGTPTKEGLQER; via the coding sequence GTGTCTTCAGGATGGCGATACATAGCCCTGGCGGCGTGCGTCTGGCTGGCGTGTTGCGTCTCGGCCTATCCGCAGGCAGTGGGGCGCGCTGCCGACCGCGATCTTGAGCGGGTGGCCGACCGGCTGCTGAGCGAAGCCAAATCTTACATCAAGTCAGGCTCCTATTGGCAAGCGGCACGCGACCTCGCGCTCCTGTTGGACTACTATCCGGAATTCAAGAGAACCGACGAGGTGCTCCTCCTGCTGGGGGGCTGCCTGTATGAGATGGAACTCTACAATGCCGCCAGTTCCACCTACACCTACCTGGTGAAGAACCACTTCGGGAGCCCTTTGTTAGCCAAGGGGCTGCTCGGCCTACAAAAGACGCGGTACAAGCAGGGCAGGTACCAGGAGAGCCTCAACCTGTACGAGGCCTTGCTGCAGGCGCCCCGCCCAGTGGACGTCGACGACGAGGCCCGTTACTATGCGGGGCAGAGCTACTACAACATCAAAGACTATCCCAGCGCGCTGGAGGCCTTGCTCAACCTGGACCCGCGCAGCGACTACTACGGCTACGGCCTATATACCGTGGGCCTGTCCCTACTCAAGATGAAGCGGGTGACCAAGTCGGTAGCGGTGTTTCGCAAGTTGGTCTCTTTGCCGATAATATCAGAGGAGCGTCGTGCGGTAGTCGATGAGGGTCGGCTCACCCTGGGATATCTCTACTATGAGCTAGGCTACTTTAAAGAGGCGCGCGGCTACTTTGCCGACGTTTCAGCCGAGCATCGCCGCTACCCTGAGGCCCTCTTGGGTTGTGGCTGGGCCTCGGTGAAGATGGCCGACTATGCAGGGGCCGTAGCGCCGCTAATGACTCTCGTGTCGCGCTTCCCCCAAGACCCAAAGAGTGAAGAGGCACTGTTTTTGCTGGGTCGTTGTTATGTGCAGCTTGGTGTCTATGACGATGCGGTAAAGGTGTACGATAAGCTCATCGAGCTGTTTCCCGAAGAGGACAATCTGTCCGCAATGGTGCAACAGCTCAGCCGTCTCCTGAGTGCGCAGGAGCAAGAGATAGAGCGCTTACGCGAGGACTTGCTTCTGCTGGAGGCGAACCTGCTGGACGCGCTGCAGGTAGGTGGGCAATCGCGCGTGCCCGCTCATCTCAAGGAGGAAAAGGCGCGGCTCGACGAGACACGGCGCGCCCTCCTGGAGAACATTGTCCAGGAGCAGCAACGCTTCCTGGAGATGCATAGCACCATTTCGGCGCTGCGGGAGAACCTGAACTTGAAGCTGGAGCGCAAGACCTGGCGTGCCTACGCGGAATATGGCAAGTCGCGGGCCCTGTTCCTCAGGGGTACGGGTGGAACGCCAACGAAGGAAGGGCTACAGGAGCGGTAG
- the tsaD gene encoding tRNA (adenosine(37)-N6)-threonylcarbamoyltransferase complex transferase subunit TsaD, which produces MVTLGIETSCDDSAAAVVENDRVLSNVISTQVVHRHYGGVVPEYASRAHLRLLLPVISAALQQAGVDKRDLEGIAVTFGPGLAGSILVGLNVAKSMALALEIPWVGVNHLEGHIFANFLLEEKPGMPFLCLIVSGGHTQLVVVEDEGRYRTLGRTIDDAAGEAFDKVARVLGLGYPGGPAVAQLAEQGNPRAIAFPRALLQEGNFHFSFSGVKTAVLYYARALSAEELRAQLPDIAASFQAAVVEVLVQKTMAAAKLCGLDTICLAGGVAANKALREALAAAAAERGCKLFVPPPALCTDNAAMVARAGISRLARGERSGDELRPEPSLALGGEEQMPWGSR; this is translated from the coding sequence ATGGTAACCTTAGGCATCGAAACTTCCTGCGACGACAGCGCCGCAGCGGTCGTCGAAAACGACCGCGTCCTGTCCAATGTCATCTCCACGCAAGTGGTCCATCGCCACTATGGTGGTGTGGTACCGGAGTACGCCTCGCGTGCCCATTTGCGCCTGTTGCTTCCGGTGATCAGCGCCGCATTGCAGCAAGCAGGGGTCGACAAACGCGACCTCGAGGGCATCGCCGTCACCTTTGGCCCAGGCCTGGCAGGCTCCATTCTCGTGGGCCTCAACGTGGCAAAGAGCATGGCGTTGGCCCTGGAAATCCCCTGGGTGGGCGTCAATCATCTGGAGGGCCACATCTTTGCCAATTTCCTCCTGGAAGAAAAGCCCGGTATGCCATTTCTCTGCCTGATCGTCTCCGGGGGGCACACGCAGTTGGTGGTTGTGGAAGACGAGGGTCGCTATCGCACGCTCGGGCGAACCATCGACGATGCCGCAGGGGAGGCCTTTGACAAAGTGGCGCGGGTGTTGGGCCTTGGCTATCCCGGCGGGCCTGCGGTGGCGCAGCTTGCGGAGCAGGGCAATCCTCGGGCAATCGCCTTCCCGCGTGCCCTGCTGCAGGAGGGGAATTTCCATTTCAGCTTCAGCGGCGTGAAGACGGCGGTCCTCTACTACGCGCGCGCCCTCTCAGCGGAGGAGCTTCGGGCACAACTCCCGGATATTGCCGCCAGTTTTCAGGCCGCAGTCGTGGAGGTGCTGGTGCAAAAGACCATGGCCGCGGCCAAGCTTTGCGGCCTTGACACCATCTGTTTGGCGGGTGGGGTGGCCGCGAACAAGGCCCTGCGTGAGGCGCTTGCCGCTGCGGCTGCGGAGCGAGGCTGCAAGCTCTTTGTGCCGCCACCGGCGCTCTGCACCGACAATGCGGCAATGGTTGCCCGTGCCGGGATTTCCCGCCTGGCGCGCGGTGAGCGCTCCGGCGATGAGCTCCGGCCAGAGCCCTCTTTGGCGCTCGGCGGTGAGGAACAGATGCCGTGGGGAAGCCGCTGA
- a CDS encoding tetratricopeptide repeat protein has product MRQRWNDSGNKHMRAFLILGVVCLLVGMPVHAPLAQSVQEGRISPLEEARLDEAIKENEMLLSKYPASEFAPTVMFQLAELYARKADLEFQRQMTLYEAEMAKYDQGLLAIQPVMPRINLQKTIATASKLLEKFPNVDFKDRVLYRLGMSYLDEGNREKAKEYFVRLLAEVPSSPLAPEVNFRLGEYYFERREFQEAINHYRRLLDKWDSPYFEMGLYKLGWSYYNSNDFANAISSFVYLIEETTALTAGKRVAGGGNKSKADLRREAIEYVAASFTEFGGPSKARAFFEKKQGRDYPIQVFLKMADTYNARNGYDEAIETYKTMLEVFPFYHDAPLLYKRIVETYERAGDEEKANEAREVLATNFGPGSAWLAQYPEGEIRSDALHLAQEALYELGIYYQRKAHEGNSVRDYRLAIDRFSQYLSKFPRGEKAYRVNYYFAECLYEVGDFEGAAEAYYQCMTQYEETTFKEQAAYNRILCYYNLCQKGAMADTVTAYIDDFLASGIMQAVVVAHPNQARLVEACNDFERFLSQSPKRTEVLMKLGETLYGLGNFDLAVQAYRKVAEMAERGPYTAQAMNMIAQSYFKNADYQKAEEWYQRLATTYADSAEFAERANRMIASSRFKAAESLRDVGRLPEAAAGFEQLAASASDPEVAERALYEAALLREKEGESEKAVALFEQLPRRHPRSALVDEALYRAGVLRQGLGQWREAAEDFGRLVELVPNSKYAQRALFHAGSCCENLQDWQGARRAYERYVALGGAEPDEYLEVMFKVGDMAFRQRDFRAAQDAFAKTISQYNTYILRGVVVDDYVAAHAQFMLGEIHFDEYCRIQLVPPLDKNLARKRDELRLVLEAYKEAAKYKVAEWATAASYRIGLAFEEFVRAFLESPRPDNLTPDERLTYDEKLAETAQPFKVQALETYRANVRRAEESNIENEWVAESRKRMQALLIELGTEGGLGPAQRPGTNKG; this is encoded by the coding sequence ATGCGGCAGAGGTGGAATGACTCTGGCAACAAGCACATGAGGGCCTTCCTCATCTTGGGTGTGGTCTGTCTTCTTGTGGGCATGCCGGTGCATGCTCCCCTGGCGCAATCGGTCCAGGAGGGCCGGATCTCGCCCTTAGAAGAGGCGCGACTCGATGAGGCCATCAAGGAAAACGAGATGTTGCTGAGCAAGTACCCGGCCTCCGAGTTTGCCCCCACCGTCATGTTCCAGTTGGCAGAGCTGTATGCGCGCAAAGCCGACTTGGAATTCCAGCGGCAGATGACGCTCTACGAGGCAGAGATGGCCAAGTACGACCAAGGCCTCCTCGCGATCCAGCCGGTCATGCCGCGTATCAACCTGCAAAAGACTATTGCTACGGCAAGCAAGCTTCTGGAAAAGTTCCCCAATGTCGACTTCAAGGACCGGGTCCTCTACCGGCTGGGCATGAGCTACCTCGACGAGGGGAATCGCGAGAAGGCCAAGGAGTACTTTGTCCGCCTTCTTGCTGAGGTGCCCTCCAGCCCGCTGGCGCCGGAGGTGAACTTTCGCTTGGGCGAGTACTACTTTGAGCGGCGCGAGTTTCAGGAGGCCATCAACCATTACCGACGGCTGCTCGACAAGTGGGATAGCCCTTACTTTGAGATGGGGCTATACAAGCTGGGTTGGTCATATTACAACAGCAACGACTTTGCCAATGCAATTAGCAGTTTTGTCTACCTCATCGAGGAGACCACCGCCCTGACGGCGGGCAAGCGAGTTGCCGGAGGAGGGAACAAGAGTAAAGCCGACTTGCGGCGCGAGGCCATCGAGTACGTAGCCGCCTCGTTCACCGAATTCGGCGGGCCTTCCAAGGCGCGCGCCTTTTTCGAGAAGAAGCAAGGCCGAGACTACCCCATTCAGGTGTTCCTGAAGATGGCAGACACCTACAACGCGCGCAACGGCTACGACGAAGCCATCGAGACTTACAAGACGATGCTGGAGGTGTTTCCCTTCTACCACGATGCGCCGCTGCTCTACAAGCGGATCGTCGAGACCTATGAGCGCGCCGGCGATGAGGAGAAGGCGAACGAGGCCCGCGAAGTGCTCGCCACGAACTTCGGCCCGGGCAGCGCATGGCTTGCCCAGTATCCTGAGGGGGAAATCCGTAGCGACGCCCTGCATTTGGCGCAAGAGGCGCTTTACGAGTTGGGCATCTACTACCAGCGAAAGGCGCACGAGGGAAACAGCGTGCGCGACTACCGGCTGGCCATCGATAGGTTCTCGCAATACCTGAGCAAGTTCCCCCGCGGTGAGAAAGCCTATCGGGTGAACTACTACTTTGCCGAATGCCTCTACGAGGTGGGAGATTTCGAAGGGGCTGCCGAGGCGTACTACCAGTGCATGACGCAGTACGAGGAGACAACGTTCAAGGAGCAGGCAGCTTACAACCGTATCCTCTGCTACTACAACCTCTGCCAAAAGGGCGCCATGGCCGATACTGTCACGGCGTACATTGACGACTTCTTGGCCTCGGGCATCATGCAGGCTGTGGTGGTGGCGCATCCTAATCAGGCGCGGTTGGTGGAGGCCTGCAACGACTTTGAACGCTTCCTGTCGCAGAGTCCCAAGCGCACCGAGGTGCTCATGAAGTTGGGCGAGACACTCTACGGGCTGGGTAATTTCGACCTGGCGGTGCAGGCGTACCGCAAGGTGGCAGAGATGGCGGAACGCGGTCCCTACACCGCCCAGGCCATGAACATGATCGCCCAGTCGTACTTCAAGAATGCAGACTACCAGAAGGCGGAGGAGTGGTACCAGCGACTGGCAACTACCTACGCGGATTCGGCCGAGTTTGCCGAGCGGGCAAACCGCATGATCGCTTCCTCACGCTTCAAGGCGGCCGAGAGCTTGCGGGATGTAGGGCGATTGCCAGAGGCGGCCGCCGGCTTTGAGCAGCTCGCTGCTTCGGCCAGCGATCCGGAGGTAGCAGAGCGGGCCCTGTACGAGGCGGCACTCCTGCGGGAGAAAGAGGGGGAGAGCGAAAAGGCGGTTGCGCTCTTCGAACAGTTACCGCGCCGACATCCGCGCAGCGCCCTGGTCGACGAGGCCCTGTACCGCGCCGGCGTTCTGCGGCAAGGGCTCGGCCAATGGCGCGAGGCCGCCGAGGACTTTGGGCGGCTGGTGGAGCTGGTGCCTAACTCCAAGTACGCCCAGCGCGCGCTGTTCCACGCCGGCTCCTGCTGCGAAAATCTGCAGGACTGGCAAGGAGCGCGCCGCGCTTACGAACGTTACGTTGCTCTTGGTGGGGCCGAGCCAGATGAATACCTGGAGGTGATGTTCAAGGTGGGCGACATGGCCTTCCGCCAGCGAGACTTCAGGGCGGCGCAGGATGCATTCGCCAAGACCATCAGCCAGTACAACACCTACATCCTGCGCGGCGTGGTGGTTGATGACTACGTGGCCGCCCATGCCCAGTTCATGCTCGGCGAAATCCATTTCGATGAATATTGTCGCATCCAATTGGTGCCACCGCTGGACAAGAATCTCGCTCGCAAGCGCGACGAGCTGAGGCTGGTCCTTGAAGCGTACAAGGAAGCGGCCAAGTACAAGGTCGCCGAATGGGCTACGGCCGCGTCCTACCGGATTGGCCTTGCCTTTGAAGAGTTTGTGCGAGCGTTCCTCGAGTCGCCCCGGCCTGACAACCTGACGCCTGATGAGCGCCTCACCTATGACGAGAAACTGGCAGAGACCGCCCAGCCATTCAAGGTGCAGGCGCTGGAGACCTACCGGGCCAATGTCAGGCGGGCTGAGGAGAGCAATATCGAGAACGAGTGGGTTGCCGAAAGCCGCAAGCGCATGCAGGCGCTGCTCATCGAACTCGGTACGGAAGGCGGCCTGGGCCCGGCCCAGAGGCCTGGGACGAACAAGGGGTAA